The following proteins are encoded in a genomic region of Magnolia sinica isolate HGM2019 chromosome 1, MsV1, whole genome shotgun sequence:
- the LOC131247132 gene encoding uncharacterized protein LOC131247132, which yields MMSMNKMPVLCKFGGDFIWESNKVYYKGGTNHIVHVDPGIDYINLVSKVHGTCKFNNISSIKYKYPGLDLDSLVSIENDDDVSNMMEAFPQSSEPIQLFIFCGQNLSIPTVNSSFLMQNADNENDQASLRGLHESNGTLAPSSRNTTVNNNDVPSASNDLRKVDSLLMDNQELHYRVVDTCVNDMPKNISVLKECQEFEDANAFHKALREYAIRSNFEYK from the exons ATGATGTCTATGAACAAGATGCCAGTGCTCTGTAAATTTGGGGGTGACTTCATTTGGGAATCAAATAAGGTTTATTACAAGGGAGGCACAAATCACATCGTTCATGTCGATCCAGGGATTGATTACATCAATCTTGTATCCAAAGTGCATGGGACTTGCAAGTTTAATAACATTAGCAGTATCAAGTACAAATATCCTGGTCTAGATTTGGATTCACTTGTGTCGATTGAGAATGATGATGACGTATCCAATATGATGGAAGCATTTCCTCAAAGCAGTGAGCCTATTCAGCTCTTCATTTTTTGTGGCCAAaacctttcaatccccactgtgaaTTCCAG TTTTCTGATGCAGAATGCCGATAATGAAAATGATCAAGCATCATTGCGGGGTTTGCATGAAAGCAATGGAACACTTGCACCTTCCTCACGTAATACTACTGTCAATAACAATGATGTTCCAAGTGCATCAAATGATTTACGTAAAGTGGACAGCTTGTTGATGGATAATCAAGAATTACATTACAGGGTGGTTGATACTTGTGTTAATGACATGCCGAAAAATATTTCAGTTTTAAAAGAATGCCAGGAATTTGAAGATGCAAATGCGTTCCACAAGGCTTTAAGGGAGTATGCCATACGTTCAAATTTTGAATACAAGTGA